From one Orcinus orca chromosome 10, mOrcOrc1.1, whole genome shotgun sequence genomic stretch:
- the EMC3 gene encoding ER membrane protein complex subunit 3 isoform X2, with translation MAGPELLLDSNIRLWVVLPIVIITFFVGMIRHYVSILLQSDKKLTQEQVSDSQVLIRSRVLRENGKYIPKQSFLTRKYYFNNPEDGFFKKTKRKVVPPSPMTDPTMLTDMMKGNVTNVLPMILIGGWINMTFSGFVTTKVPFPLTLRFKPMLQQGIELLTLDASWVSSASWYFLNVFGLRSIYSLILGQDNAADQSRMMQEQMTGAAMAMPADTNKAFKPFSPCPHVLFLCRQSGKLWS, from the exons ATGGCAGGGCCGGAGCTGCTGCTCGACTCCAACATCCGCCTCTGGGTGGTCCTGCCTATCGTTATCATCACCTTCTTCGTGGGCATGATTCGCCACTACGTGTCCATCCTGCTGCAGAGCGACAAAAAGCTCACCCAGGAACAAGTCTCCGACAG TCAAGTCCTAATTCGAAGCAGAGTCCTCAGGGAAAACGGAAAATACATTCCCAAACAG TCTTTCCTGACACGAAAATATTACTTCAACAACCCAGAGGATGGATttttcaaaaaaactaaaaggaagGTTGTTCCTCCTTCTCCTATGACTG ATCCCACTATGCTCACAGACATGATGAAGGGCAATGTCACAAATGTCCTCCCTATGATTCTTATTGGTGGATGGATCAACATGACATTTTCAGGCTTTGTCACAA cCAAGGTCCCATTTCCATTGACCCTCCGTTTTAAGCCTATGCTACAGCAAGGAATTGAACTACTCACATTAGATGCCTCCTG GGTGAGTTCTGCATCCTGGTATTTCCTCAATGTCTTTGGGCTTCGAAGCATTTACTCTCTGATTTTGGGCCAAGATAATG ctgctgaccaATCACGGATGATGCAGGAACAGATGACTGGAGCAGCCATGGCCATGCCTGCAGACACCAACAAAGCTTTTAAG cccttctctccctgcccccacgtTCTCTTCCTCTGCAGACAGAGTGGGAAGCTTTGGAGCTGA
- the EMC3 gene encoding ER membrane protein complex subunit 3 isoform X1: MAGPELLLDSNIRLWVVLPIVIITFFVGMIRHYVSILLQSDKKLTQEQVSDSQVLIRSRVLRENGKYIPKQSFLTRKYYFNNPEDGFFKKTKRKVVPPSPMTDPTMLTDMMKGNVTNVLPMILIGGWINMTFSGFVTTKVPFPLTLRFKPMLQQGIELLTLDASWVSSASWYFLNVFGLRSIYSLILGQDNAADQSRMMQEQMTGAAMAMPADTNKAFKTEWEALELTDHQWALDDVEEELMAKDLHFEGMFKKELQTSIF, from the exons ATGGCAGGGCCGGAGCTGCTGCTCGACTCCAACATCCGCCTCTGGGTGGTCCTGCCTATCGTTATCATCACCTTCTTCGTGGGCATGATTCGCCACTACGTGTCCATCCTGCTGCAGAGCGACAAAAAGCTCACCCAGGAACAAGTCTCCGACAG TCAAGTCCTAATTCGAAGCAGAGTCCTCAGGGAAAACGGAAAATACATTCCCAAACAG TCTTTCCTGACACGAAAATATTACTTCAACAACCCAGAGGATGGATttttcaaaaaaactaaaaggaagGTTGTTCCTCCTTCTCCTATGACTG ATCCCACTATGCTCACAGACATGATGAAGGGCAATGTCACAAATGTCCTCCCTATGATTCTTATTGGTGGATGGATCAACATGACATTTTCAGGCTTTGTCACAA cCAAGGTCCCATTTCCATTGACCCTCCGTTTTAAGCCTATGCTACAGCAAGGAATTGAACTACTCACATTAGATGCCTCCTG GGTGAGTTCTGCATCCTGGTATTTCCTCAATGTCTTTGGGCTTCGAAGCATTTACTCTCTGATTTTGGGCCAAGATAATG ctgctgaccaATCACGGATGATGCAGGAACAGATGACTGGAGCAGCCATGGCCATGCCTGCAGACACCAACAAAGCTTTTAAG ACAGAGTGGGAAGCTTTGGAGCTGACGGATCACCAGTGGGCACTAGATGATGTCGAAGAGGAGCTCATGGCCAAAGACCTCCACTTTGAAGGCATGTTCAAAAAGGAATTACAGACCTCTATTTTTTGA